TTATTGTGATGTgggaatataaaattatatctgAAACAAAAAGTGctcatggttttgttaagaaATGCATAgcttaaataatatatatcacaaaaaacataaataaaatcgTGCTATATTTATAAAGTGCAATAAACTTGTAGGCCTTGGATTTCGGATTTTCGCAATGTTTAACATACGTGTATTAACATAAgaattatacattattttatcaatataattcttaaattttaaactgaaaCTGAATATTCAAGTAATGTTACTGAATACATTTCAAATTTCAGTTAAGGGGCTACTTCAACAGCTGCGACTTAACGACCTACAGCTAGTTTTCGTTGTTTTGTAGTAATTCAAACGACATCTGACGAGAGACCCCAGCTGTCAAACATAATCTACACGAATTATTTCTGATTTCGTTCTGGCAAGAATCGCCGAGCGCACTAATTGGTTTTGGAAATTAAGAGAAATTCAACGCAGGCAATTAAGCGGATCGCAGATGCCGTGGCGAAGATGAGTCGGAGTCTTGAGTCTTGTCGTCGTGGCCAGGCTCATctcgattccgattccgattccgattcggaTTCCGATTCCCGGGTAGAAACGTGAGTGGATGCAAGTGGTGCGAGTGCGCAAGAACACAATGCTGGAGGTGGACAAGATTCTGGAGAAGTGCGGCGACTTCAGCCGGCTTCAGCTGATAATGCTGCTGCTCTTCTGTGTGATCAACGTGCTGTCGGCCCTGCACTACTACTCCCAGACGATCATCAGCTTCGTTCCAAAATACTGGTAAGTATAATATGCAAGTTCGCTGTCCATCGCGTCGTATACTTAACGCACTGCTCATACGCCCAGGTGTGCAGACGGTTTGCCCGCCAACTTCGAACCGCCGGATGAGTCAAGCTGCCTGCCCCTGGACAGGAATATTAGCAGTTCGAATACCTGCTTTAGTTATGACTACGAGCTCTACATGGGCTACCAGAGCTTTCCCAGCGAGATGGACTGGGTGTGCGCCGATGCCTGGAAGCTCACCCTCGGCCAGTCCATGTTCTTTGTGGGCTCTGTGGTGGGCTCCATGGTGCTGGGCTACCTGGCGGACGTGGTCGGCCGTCTTCCCATCCTGATCGTGGCCAATTTGATAGCCATGAGTGGGAATCTACTGACCATCTGGAGCACCAATGTCACGCTCTTCTGCATTTTCCGCATGATATCGGGCATTGCCACGGATAGCAACTTTGTGATGATGTATATTCTGGGTGAGTTGGAAACACATTATGAGCTGTTACTACACTAAGTAATATCTAAGCACCTCTGATATAAAGTAACTTTGTTAAAGACCCTTATTTATAAATCATCTTCGAAAGTTAAAATCAATGCACAGTCAAATCCCTTTGGATGAGACTAGTTTTAGATACATGTCTgggttttaatttttccttttaGTAATGGAGTACATGCGTCCCTCGGTTCGAACCCTTGGCCTGAGCATCTGCATAGGATTGTTCTACTGTCTAGGCTCCATGGCGGCACCCTGGATCGCCGTGCTCATGCGCAGCTGGCGGGGATTCCTGCTGGCCACCTCCTTGCCCCTGCTGGTGGTGCCACTCTTCTACTTTATAGTCCCCGAAAGCATTCAGTGGCTGATTTCGAAGCAGAAGTATGAGAAGGCAGTGGTCTGCCTGAAGCGGGTGGCCAAGATAAATGGGCGGCGGGTGGAGGAGAGTGCCTTCGAGGAGTTCATCGAGGAGTGCAAGTTCAGCCAGCAAAACCAGAAGGCCTCGCCCCATCTGTTTGACCTGTTCAAGACGCCCCGCCTGCGCCGCAACACGCTCATCCTCTTCTTCAAGTCGTGAGTTTTGATGGGTTTTTTGATTTCAGGTGAATTCTACTAATTTCGAACACCCACAACACGCGCAGCATGGTCATCACCCTGTGCTACGATGCCGTATCGCGAAACGTTCAGGGCCTTGGCATTTCGCCATTTGTGATGTTCTCGCTGAGCGCCACCGCGATTCTGCCGGCCTGCCTGCTGATCATCGCCCTGCAAGATCGCATCGGTCGCAAGGCGATGGCCTCCGCCTCCCTGCTGCTGAGTGGCATTTTCATCTCGGTCACCGGGGGCATCATCTTCGCCGCCGCAGCATCGGATAAGAGTGAGTTCAGCCCGATCAGCTGGGGGGTATATTGTGCAGAGTTGAGTAATGGGAATTTAATAGTTGCTTTTAACTGGAGATTTATGTCCTATCGAAAAATGAACTGATATATCAGTAGAAAATAGTAAACttcttaaaaatagtttttaacaATGATAATTCTTGGACAAAATCGTCAATATATAATACCTGGATTTTAAGCGGAGATTAAAGTGTTATCAAAGAATGAACGGATATATCAGCACAGTAAAAAtgctttaaataattttaagccAACTTTATTAAGGGAGCAAGTAACGTCAATACTTAAAATAGCTCCATACACAGCAAATATTTTTGGTCTATCCATCTTATTAACATCCAGATAATTTCAATCACTGCTCCGACCTTAATTTTATCATTTGAATTGCTATGTAATTGGTATTTTCAAAACTTAAAAATCtgggatttttatttaaacattctattatttatttactgttataaaatatatccTATTTTAATCACCATCTCAGTGATATTAATGCATTACCAACAAATTTATTacaattttgaaattattttcccTTATTAATTTGCCTTACCAAATAAAAGAACTAGTTTATATGACagtgttaaataaaaataaaatcaagtgAGCATTTtgatcttaaactttttaatataaaaacgATTTACTTtcataattattattttatgaatttaaaaaagaaacataTTATCCTTTATTAagtcaaatatattttttctcaCGTACAGCCACCACCCTGCTGGTAAGCCTCTCCGTGGTGGGTCGTTTTGGAGTAACAGTGGCCTACAACTCGGGAGCCCAGTATGCCACCGAGCTGATCCCCACCTGCGTTCGGGGTCAGGGAGTGGCTGCAGTCCATGTGGCCGGCTACGCCTTCACCTTCTTCAGTGCCTACATCCTGTATACGAGGAGCATCTTCTCGCCGCTCCCCGAGATTATCCTGGGCGTGCTGTCCTTGCTGGGGGCTTGTCTCTGCCTCCTGCTGCCGGAAACCCTTCATCGCACTTTGCCCACTTCCCTGGAGGATGGGGAGAATTTCGGGAAGAGCGATCGCTGGTACACCTTCAGCTTCCTGGAGAAACGCACCCAATCAGCAGCCACTCTGGACACCCAAAACGTCAAGATGTACTCGCAATCGACGGAATCGGCCGTCTACTTTTagtaaatactaaaaatatacttttagGCAGCGGAAGTCGGTTGGGTTTTATCACTGCAGTTGTAGTTTTCTGTAGAGCCCACCAAATTGTTAGTGTATATAAAATGAGAAACGGTGTCCAAGACATAAAATACAGTTGTAGAATAAGTTTACCAAATGTGTACAATAGAAAAGTGAGAAAGCaataaattgatattttaatATTGGTTATACAGCTGTCGTTTGGCATGGATAAAGATTTGGAAACGTTACActaaataatgtttttatagaTTAAAATGTATGTGGTTAACAAGCATTCTGCTTAAAATTGAACGTTGAAAACTTGTAGATCGTAATAGACAAAATTCTACTTAAATGTCCCAAACTGTAAGTCTGTGCACAACCTAAACAACAAAGCCGCAAAAAACTTTTTACACCTTCAAGGAGTTATACAAAAAACCTTTATTTACTGACACGTCAAGAGAGAAGTCGGAACGTAACAGTTTAAATCAGTTTCCAGTGATATCTATATTTGGGGCTCGAAATACAAACAAGAAAGTGTACTTTGATTAAATCTCTTGTAGTAATCATCTTGACGTTTAGATATGGGAAAAAAGTTATAGAATTTGTACTGCTGCTTAACTAGACTTAAAGTTAATGTggtttattttgaaatttcaaAACCCATATGAAAACCCATTCATTATTTCGTCGCAGGGTAAACACTAATAGTAAAAAGACACTTTGCTCAGAAACTTTTTTGGCTTTGCCCATTAAAAAAACACAGTTTCGGTAGGTAAATAATCAAATGTCTTcctttattttgtttttaggaGAAAGATTTAAGAGTTCTGACAACTCATTGGAAGAAAATAAGAGTACATTTCATAGAGTAAGAAAATGAAGTGGGTTTCTTCTCTTTCATCACTGAGAAAACAGAAAACCGTTTCACCAGCTATGTACGAACTATGAAAAATATATACGCTGAAAATAAGAACAATTACAAATTAAGTTCAAACATActattttttgttatttttcaaaacatgAGCAATAATCGAAATTCTTGTtgaaattaaatatcaaaCTGTAAATCAGTATGAAACGGACGCGCCATTgtttatttgaatttaattcCCTGTTTATATTTGCAAGAAACTTTAAGTATATTGGAATGGTAAAACTGCCATATAGATAGGACGGAGCGGGCGTCACATTGATAAAAATCCCATGGGATTCGGTAAAACTCTCACCCCACAGAACAGAAGCCCCGTTCGAGATAAACTAGGAGCAGATCGGTGTTTGCAGTGTATAAGCGCACTATATCCAGCCCCAAAGTCGGATATATAACAGATGCCCAAGCCCTTCATCGACATCAGTCGCTGACTCGCGATCGCATCAGTTTCGTGTGCCAAAATGGATCTCCAGAGTACCCTGGAGAAATGTGGCAACTTCGGTCCGTACCAAATCACGTTGCTCGTACTCTATGGATACTCGAATATTTTGTCATCGCTGCACTATTTCTCGCAATCCATCATTAGTTTTACGCCGTCGCACAGGTGAGCTGGAAATTCACATCCACACTGATAAGGAATGATGAAACTCGacccaacaaaaaataaacttaaagctttttaaacttatgcatttaaataatttgaaataaactttatGTAAACTTaattaaacattataaaacCAATGGTAAAAGTTCAAGTTAAATTCCAAAAACAAACCAAtcaattatgattttaaatcgttatacaaaataaagtaatatttttatcAGATTACATCTGCTCTTTTTATACGTTACGACTTTGACTTAAATTGTATAAATGGCTTAAAAATCggtatttcattttaaaatgatcAACACATTTTTCggacttaaaattaaaagagaattttataaaaatatgttcttacccaaaattaaattattttaggTGCTCTCCACCAAAAGAGTATTTTCCGCAGAATTCCACGTATTCCACTTCCCTGCTGACCTGCAGTGTTATTCAATACGATGAAGATCTTTCATCTCTTCGGGACTACAAATGTACCTCGTGGGACTTCGAAAGGGAAAGTAACTACGAGAGCGTTACCACAGAGGTATATTTCAGCCCAAAAGTAGAAAAAGCTCTTAGTCACCTAACACTGATGTCCGAAATAATGAATATAGCTCGAATGGGTTTGCGACGACGCCTACAAACTGGCAGTGGGTCAGTCGTTCTTCTTCATCGGATCTGCCCTGGGTACTATATTCTTCGGATATTTGGCTGATCGCATTGGAAGACTGCCTGCCTGCGTCTTGTCCACTTTGACAGGAGCCTCTGGAGATTTCTTCACCTCTTTTGTAGGAAGTCTGCCCTGGTTCTGCTTCACCCGCTTCATTTCCGGTCTTTCTATGGACACTCAGTATGTCCTTATGTACATTTTGGGTATGTAAGCTCTACTTTAACATAATTTAGTCAAGTTAAATTACAATCCCTGCAGTTTTCGAGTACCTGAGCCCCCAACACCGCACCTTCGGGCTAAACATAGTCTTGGGAATCTTCTATTGCATTGGTCTAGTGATTTCCCCCTGGATGGCTATTTGGTTGGGAAACTGGCGGAGGTATCTATGGGCAGCATCTCTTCCAGCCCTCGGTACGCTGCTTTTTCCTGTGTTTCTTCATGAAAGCGCCGAGTGGCTGTTAACCAAGGGAAAGTTCGATAAGGCAGTTAGTAACCTTAAAAGCGTCGCCAAGTTCAATGGACGCCAAGTGGACGACTCTGTTTTCGATGAGTTTATCAAACACTATCGCGAGAAACTACAAAATTCGCAGAATAAATCTTCGgatacatttatgggcatgTTGAGGACACCAAGACTGCGAAAGTTCACAGTAGTTCTATTGATTAAATCGTGAGTATGGTTAAGACAAATATATTTGTCATTTCTAACTCCCATTACATCTTCTCAGAATGATCGTTGCAATGGCTTTTGACATCCTAAGTCGTAACGTGGAAGGCGTGGGAATATCGCCCTTTAAGCTCTTCTCCTACTCAGGACTCTGCTACCTGCCCGCCGGTCTCACCATAATCCTGTTCCAAAACAAAATCGGTCGAAAGGGCATGGCCTGCGCCTCGCTTTTTGTGGGTGCTATTATTACGGCGGTCACTGGTTACTTGGTAGCCACCCTCGATCCAGCGAACTACTCCGTTCTCTTGGGATTCATGGTGGGCCTGGGAAGATACGGAGGAGTGGTGGCCTACGATTCGGAGACCCAGTACGCTGCGGAGATTATTCCAACCAGTGTGCGAGGTCGAGGAGTAGCCAACATTCATGTGGTGGGCAACGGCTTTGCCTTCTTCAGCTCCTACGTGATCTACTTGGGAACGTTCTACAGGCCGTTGCCGTCTCTTCTAATCAGCTTCGTTCTCCTGATCGGCAGTTGTTTATGCCTGACTCTTCCAGAAACACTGAACAAGTGAGATTTTTATACATAAAACCTTTTTCATGAATATATATTAAGTTTATCCTGCAGAGATCTCCCGCAAACTCTGGAGGAGGGCGAGGTATTTGCCCAGGGCGAGAAATGGTATTTCTTTCCCTGCATTTCACGCAGacagcaaacaaataaatctTCATCTCAGTCGGAGTCAGCCAGCAATATTACAAAGAtgttataataaatgtataaatGCATAAGATGTATAGTATAATAAAACAATAAGCTTTTCATACGAAAGTATACAAATAATATCAAAACATGTTTACTGGTCTCTTAGTTTTATGGGTAGCAGTAGAAAGGCGCTGCTAAGCCATGAATTACTGGTTATATGGATTCAGACCCTAATAAAAATAAGCGTACCCGATTTCATCATATCACATCTATTAGTTACTAGTCCTTAATTAGGAGTATCCTTACTTTAGTTGGCTACATCAAAagaattatatatataattctTTAGATCGCGCTTATAGAACGGAAacaaagaattataaataacaaataccATTCATTTGTTCCATAGCAAAAAGTTGTGGGGAAGTTTCTTTTTACCATGGATTTATTGTAAAATAagtaagttaaaatatttattttttgagtgTGGGTGAATTTTATATTCtcttatataataaaattatgaTTTTTGCTTACTCAAACcctgtttttttctttttagcGTTAGAAAAAGAAgttagtttgtttttaaattatgtttatccaaaaattgtaagttctTGTTGAGAGTCTCGTGTGAAAAAAATGTGTAAAATCAGCGAGACGTTGTTTGTAAAGATTTACTTGTTTCTATTTGCCAGACAGCAACAGTTAACTGGGCCGTAAAACTGCCTAAAAGATAAATCAGGGCAAACTTATGCTGTGCGGACGTCACATTAAAAAGCACCCCATGGGTCCCAAGCGATACTGTCCGTAAGACCGGCTTTACCTTTATTTTCCTCAGCGCCTGAAGAATGCCTTCAAAGCCCATACAAGTGATCTACAAAAGAAGTGCTAAGAACAGTTGAAATCAACTCACATTCCcatgtatatttaaaattcgGAATACAAACACAAAAGTTTTTGGTTAAAAAAAACGACTTTTCTGTAATGCAACTTatttagaatatcaaaacagGTTTATTTTCGTAAATGAAATCAATTATCACCTGTTCTTACTTAAGGTGTTTAACTAAACCCAAAATAAATGTGGTTACTTGGTAAGTTTCAAAACCCAAATGGGAATCGAAAAAACCACACTACATCTCGCCCACCATTTTTCTGCAGAAAGATCCCTATAGTCGAGTGGCTCGACTAGCAGATACCCAGTTACTCCGCTAAAGCGTGTGCAAGcaagatggagatatgcaagtaGCAAAGCGCCTTTTTCCGAAACTTCGGAGTGTCACCTAGAGGTGATTACATTATATGGTTATAACTTCTTTATGAAAGGTCCGAGTGgagcacttaaaatttttattttatcgtTAAAACTATAGGCGCAACAGCTTTGAGCGGCTTGTGGGCTTTACTCTTGGCCTTCGCTGaaaaaacttacgctgcgcagAAATCTCAAGAACCTGCATGCTTATTCCAACTTTGTaagtttttatagttttcgagcGACTCGGCAAGTgaccctgatcaagaatgttTATACTTCAtagggtcgaaaacgcttcatTCTACATGTTACATACGTCCCAACGAATctggtatacccttttactctacgactcAAACACTTTTTTGGATTTGCTCTTTTCAAAAAAAGGTTTAGTGAGTGAGTAATAAAATGCATctatttgttttgttattaGGTTTTAGATTTCAGAGTTCTGACAAAACAATGCACAAGTAAAACCAATTATAAGAAAAAAGGAGTGCATATTAGAGAGTAAGAGTGTTCTagatttattttgttttgtcagTGAGCAAACAGAAAACTGATGCTCTGATGCTCATAACGCTAAAGCCTGTctggcgcccacatttttaaagattcaGTGCAggtataaattaattttattgatCAACCCCCTTTACAAATGCAGAAAATGGTACAA
This region of Drosophila subpulchrella strain 33 F10 #4 breed RU33 unplaced genomic scaffold, RU_Dsub_v1.1 Primary Assembly Seq354, whole genome shotgun sequence genomic DNA includes:
- the LOC119560036 gene encoding organic cation transporter protein, producing the protein MQVVRVRKNTMLEVDKILEKCGDFSRLQLIMLLLFCVINVLSALHYYSQTIISFVPKYWCADGLPANFEPPDESSCLPLDRNISSSNTCFSYDYELYMGYQSFPSEMDWVCADAWKLTLGQSMFFVGSVVGSMVLGYLADVVGRLPILIVANLIAMSGNLLTIWSTNVTLFCIFRMISGIATDSNFVMMYILVMEYMRPSVRTLGLSICIGLFYCLGSMAAPWIAVLMRSWRGFLLATSLPLLVVPLFYFIVPESIQWLISKQKYEKAVVCLKRVAKINGRRVEESAFEEFIEECKFSQQNQKASPHLFDLFKTPRLRRNTLILFFKSMVITLCYDAVSRNVQGLGISPFVMFSLSATAILPACLLIIALQDRIGRKAMASASLLLSGIFISVTGGIIFAAAASDKTTTLLVSLSVVGRFGVTVAYNSGAQYATELIPTCVRGQGVAAVHVAGYAFTFFSAYILYTRSIFSPLPEIILGVLSLLGACLCLLLPETLHRTLPTSLEDGENFGKSDRWYTFSFLEKRTQSAATLDTQNVKMYSQSTESAVYF
- the LOC119560238 gene encoding organic cation transporter protein-like; translation: MDLQSTLEKCGNFGPYQITLLVLYGYSNILSSLHYFSQSIISFTPSHRCSPPKEYFPQNSTYSTSLLTCSVIQYDEDLSSLRDYKCTSWDFERESNYESVTTELEWVCDDAYKLAVGQSFFFIGSALGTIFFGYLADRIGRLPACVLSTLTGASGDFFTSFVGSLPWFCFTRFISGLSMDTQYVLMYILVFEYLSPQHRTFGLNIVLGIFYCIGLVISPWMAIWLGNWRRYLWAASLPALGTLLFPVFLHESAEWLLTKGKFDKAVSNLKSVAKFNGRQVDDSVFDEFIKHYREKLQNSQNKSSDTFMGMLRTPRLRKFTVVLLIKSMIVAMAFDILSRNVEGVGISPFKLFSYSGLCYLPAGLTIILFQNKIGRKGMACASLFVGAIITAVTGYLVATLDPANYSVLLGFMVGLGRYGGVVAYDSETQYAAEIIPTSVRGRGVANIHVVGNGFAFFSSYVIYLGTFYRPLPSLLISFVLLIGSCLCLTLPETLNKDLPQTLEEGEVFAQGEKWYFFPCISRRQQTNKSSSQSESASNITKML